Proteins encoded by one window of Massilia sp. NR 4-1:
- the rpmB gene encoding 50S ribosomal protein L28, with amino-acid sequence MARVCQVTGKKPMVGNNVSHANNKTKRRFLPNLQNRRIFVESENRWVSLRLSNAGLRVIDKVGIDAVLADMRARGEKV; translated from the coding sequence ATGGCACGTGTTTGCCAAGTCACTGGGAAGAAGCCGATGGTCGGCAACAATGTTTCCCATGCAAACAACAAAACCAAACGTCGTTTCCTGCCTAACCTGCAGAACCGTCGCATTTTTGTTGAATCTGAAAACCGCTGGGTCTCCCTGCGTCTGTCCAACGCCGGTCTGCGCGTGATCGACAAAGTCGGCATCGACGCCGTTCTGGCCGACATGCGCGCTCGTGGCGAAAAAGTCTAA
- the radC gene encoding DNA repair protein RadC: MGIADWPEQQRPRERLIRLGAQALSDAELLAVFLRVGVRGKNAVELGADTLRHFGSLRALCGAGLKEFCRIPGLGSAKFAQLQAVMELARRAINEELQSGHALASPQAVKEYLRLAMASQPHESFHVLFLDVKNRLIAAREMFRGTLTHTSVYPREVVREALQQNAASVMLAHNHPSGTADPSESDLRLTRALAQALALVDIRVLDHFVVAGPAVHSFAEHGQI, translated from the coding sequence ATGGGAATTGCAGACTGGCCGGAACAGCAGCGGCCGCGCGAGCGCTTGATACGGCTCGGCGCGCAAGCGCTGTCCGACGCCGAATTACTGGCCGTTTTCCTGCGCGTGGGCGTACGCGGCAAGAATGCCGTGGAGCTGGGGGCCGACACCCTGCGCCATTTCGGCTCCCTGCGCGCCTTGTGCGGCGCCGGACTCAAGGAGTTTTGCCGCATCCCCGGCCTGGGCAGCGCCAAGTTCGCCCAACTGCAGGCCGTGATGGAACTGGCGCGGCGCGCCATCAATGAAGAATTGCAAAGCGGCCATGCCCTGGCCTCGCCCCAGGCGGTCAAGGAATACCTGCGCCTGGCCATGGCCAGCCAGCCCCATGAATCCTTCCATGTGCTCTTTCTCGACGTCAAGAACCGCCTGATCGCGGCGCGCGAAATGTTTCGCGGCACCCTGACCCATACCAGCGTCTATCCGCGCGAGGTGGTGCGCGAGGCGCTCCAGCAGAACGCCGCCAGCGTCATGCTGGCGCATAACCATCCCTCGGGCACGGCCGATCCCAGCGAGTCCGATCTGCGGCTGACGCGGGCGCTGGCCCAGGCGCTGGCCCTGGTCGATATCCGCGTGCTCGACCATTTCGTGGTGGCCGGTCCGGCCGTGCATTCCTTCGCCGAACATGGGCAGATTTGA
- a CDS encoding multidrug efflux SMR transporter, producing the protein MSPVLSGYFWSILASFASAMATLLIKLSHQENAGWTLSRLAYLGGASGTYVIGFVCYSIALQRLQISLAYPLMTAFTMLLVMLIGFMILGESLTPTRMAGAGLIIAGAFVLSRS; encoded by the coding sequence ATGTCCCCTGTTCTGAGCGGTTATTTTTGGAGCATTCTGGCCTCCTTTGCCAGCGCCATGGCCACCCTGTTGATCAAACTCTCGCACCAGGAGAATGCCGGCTGGACCTTGAGCCGCCTGGCCTATCTGGGCGGCGCATCCGGCACCTATGTCATCGGCTTCGTCTGCTACAGCATCGCCCTACAGCGTCTGCAGATCAGCCTGGCCTATCCCTTGATGACGGCGTTCACAATGCTGCTGGTGATGCTGATCGGCTTCATGATCCTGGGCGAAAGCCTGACCCCCACCCGTATGGCCGGTGCCGGCCTGATCATTGCCGGCGCCTTCGTGCTGTCGCGCTCCTGA
- a CDS encoding peptidylprolyl isomerase has translation MSNAQTAVVTKSAYLTLHYRLATLDGQDIVTTFNGTPATLMLGQGQLAPVLEELLLGLPEGTHQTFDLAAGQGFGERNPELVRVVSRATLDENSAADADYKVGDLVEFNAPGGGRFAGVLRELGETECLFDFNHPLAGQPLRFEVNLISVL, from the coding sequence ATGTCTAACGCGCAAACTGCAGTCGTCACCAAATCGGCTTACCTCACTCTCCATTACCGTCTGGCCACGCTGGACGGCCAGGACATCGTCACCACGTTCAACGGCACCCCGGCAACGCTGATGCTGGGCCAGGGCCAGTTGGCGCCCGTGCTGGAAGAACTCCTGCTGGGCCTGCCGGAAGGCACGCACCAGACTTTCGACCTGGCAGCCGGCCAGGGCTTCGGCGAACGCAATCCGGAGCTGGTGCGCGTCGTCTCGCGCGCCACCCTGGATGAAAACTCCGCCGCCGACGCCGACTACAAGGTTGGCGACCTGGTTGAATTCAATGCGCCGGGCGGCGGCCGCTTTGCCGGCGTGCTGCGCGAGCTGGGCGAGACGGAATGCCTCTTCGACTTCAACCACCCGCTGGCCGGCCAGCCGCTGCGTTTTGAAGTGAACCTCATCTCGGTGCTGTAA
- the ispH gene encoding 4-hydroxy-3-methylbut-2-enyl diphosphate reductase, translated as MEKEILLAQPRGFCAGVDRAIEIVERALQQFGAPIYVRHEIVHNAYVVADLRAKGAIFIEELDDVPAGNTLVFSAHGVSKAVRAEAEARGLSIFDATCPLVTKVHVEVAKMRKQGCEIVMIGHDGHPEVEGTMGQTEEGMYLVETVADVATLNVQNPEQLAYVSQTTLSVDDTIDIISALKQRFPHIIEPKKGDICYATTNRQEAVKFMAPQVEVVIVVGSPNSSNSNRLREVAEKKGTPAYMVDNAAQIDAAWLEGRQRVGVTAGASAPEVLVQAVIDRLKELGAKSVRPLDGVQEAVTFPLPKGLEGNKSASV; from the coding sequence ATGGAAAAAGAAATCCTCCTGGCCCAGCCGCGCGGCTTTTGCGCCGGCGTGGACCGCGCCATCGAAATCGTGGAGCGCGCGCTGCAGCAGTTCGGCGCGCCCATCTACGTGCGCCACGAGATCGTGCACAACGCTTATGTGGTGGCCGATCTGCGCGCCAAGGGCGCCATCTTCATCGAGGAGCTGGACGATGTCCCGGCCGGCAACACCCTGGTGTTTTCGGCCCACGGCGTGTCCAAGGCGGTGCGCGCGGAAGCCGAGGCGCGCGGCCTGAGCATCTTCGACGCCACCTGCCCGCTGGTCACCAAGGTGCACGTGGAAGTGGCCAAGATGCGCAAGCAGGGCTGCGAGATCGTCATGATCGGCCACGACGGCCATCCCGAGGTGGAAGGCACCATGGGCCAGACCGAGGAAGGCATGTATCTGGTGGAAACGGTGGCCGATGTGGCCACCTTGAATGTCCAGAATCCCGAGCAGCTGGCGTATGTCTCCCAGACAACGTTGTCAGTAGACGACACTATTGACATCATTTCGGCCCTGAAACAGCGATTCCCGCATATCATCGAGCCGAAAAAAGGGGACATCTGCTACGCCACCACCAACCGCCAGGAAGCCGTGAAGTTCATGGCGCCGCAAGTGGAAGTGGTCATTGTGGTCGGCAGTCCGAATAGCTCGAATTCCAACCGCCTGCGCGAAGTGGCCGAGAAGAAGGGGACGCCCGCCTATATGGTGGACAATGCGGCCCAGATCGACGCCGCCTGGCTGGAAGGCCGCCAGCGCGTTGGCGTCACCGCCGGCGCCTCGGCGCCTGAAGTGCTGGTGCAGGCCGTGATCGACCGTCTCAAGGAGCTGGGCGCGAAAAGCGTGCGGCCGCTGGACGGGGTGCAGGAGGCGGTGACCTTCCCGCTGCCTAAAGGTCTGGAAGGGAATAAGAGCGCGTCGGTCTGA
- a CDS encoding branched-chain amino acid ABC transporter permease — protein sequence MDTFIQQILNGLVLGSMYALVALGYTMVYGVLNLINFAHGDVLMIGAMIGMSILHLLGVYAPGLPGYVQLAIAIIGAIPACMLVNILIERIAYRRLRNAPRLAPLITAIGVSILLQTFAMMIWKRNPLPFPQVLPTEPIMIGGAVISQTQVLLLVLATLSMVGLVLLVEKTRMGRAMRAVAENPRVAGLMGVDSNKVIVATFAIGAALAGVAGVMWGANYATIQYTMGTVPGLKAFSAAVLGGIGNIYGAMIGGLVLGVIESLGAGYIGELTGGFLGSHYQDIFAFVVLILVLTVRPSGIMGERVADRA from the coding sequence ATGGATACCTTTATCCAACAAATTCTCAACGGCCTGGTGCTGGGCAGCATGTATGCGCTGGTCGCCCTCGGTTACACGATGGTTTATGGCGTACTGAACTTGATCAACTTCGCCCATGGCGACGTGCTGATGATCGGCGCCATGATCGGCATGTCCATCCTGCATTTACTGGGCGTGTACGCGCCCGGCCTGCCGGGCTATGTCCAGCTGGCCATCGCCATCATCGGCGCCATCCCGGCCTGCATGCTGGTCAATATCCTGATCGAACGCATCGCCTACCGCCGCCTGCGCAATGCACCGCGCCTGGCGCCGCTGATCACGGCCATCGGCGTCTCCATCCTGCTGCAGACCTTTGCCATGATGATCTGGAAGCGCAATCCGCTGCCCTTCCCGCAAGTGCTGCCGACCGAACCGATCATGATCGGCGGCGCCGTCATCAGCCAGACCCAGGTGTTGTTGCTGGTGCTGGCCACGCTGTCCATGGTCGGCCTGGTGCTGTTGGTCGAGAAAACACGCATGGGCCGCGCCATGCGCGCCGTGGCCGAAAACCCGCGCGTGGCCGGCCTGATGGGTGTGGATTCGAACAAGGTCATCGTCGCCACCTTCGCCATCGGCGCGGCGCTGGCCGGCGTGGCTGGCGTGATGTGGGGCGCCAACTACGCCACCATCCAGTACACCATGGGCACCGTGCCCGGCCTGAAAGCCTTCTCCGCCGCCGTGCTGGGCGGCATCGGCAATATCTACGGCGCCATGATCGGCGGCCTGGTGCTGGGCGTGATCGAAAGCCTGGGCGCCGGCTATATCGGCGAACTGACGGGCGGCTTCCTCGGCAGCCACTACCAGGACATCTTTGCCTTCGTGGTGCTGATCCTGGTGCTCACCGTGCGTCCTTCCGGCATCATGGGCGAGCGCGTCGCCGACCGCGCCTGA
- a CDS encoding ABC transporter ATP-binding protein, whose amino-acid sequence MALLNFDLQKNRSKAYTSMALVLALMIIFPFAAAPFGNSWVRIVDLALLYIMLALGLNIVVGFAGLLDLGYIAFYAVGAYMTGLLASPQFATLLESLINMHPAFGEALAAVLGDDIRTSGIHLSVWFIVPLAAALAGLFGAILGAPTLKLRGDYLAIVTLGFGEIIRIFMNNLNEPINFTNGPQGINLIDPIRVFGLSLAGEPGSRATVVLGGFSMPSVNAYYFLFLLLTIVTIFVTARLKHSRLGRAWVAIREDEIAAKAMGINTRNVKLLAFSMGASFGGVAGAMFASFQGFVSPESFALNESIAVLAMVVLGGIGHIPGVVLGGALLAALPEVLRHVVEPAQEAMFGHVLIEAEVLRQLLYGLALVGIMLYRPAGIWPAPKHEDRPDADADTKQQSSGVIAA is encoded by the coding sequence ATGGCACTCCTGAATTTCGACCTGCAAAAAAACCGTAGCAAGGCTTACACCAGCATGGCGCTGGTGCTGGCGCTGATGATCATCTTCCCGTTTGCGGCGGCGCCTTTCGGCAACTCCTGGGTCCGCATCGTGGACCTGGCCCTGCTCTACATCATGCTGGCCCTGGGCCTGAATATCGTGGTCGGCTTTGCCGGCCTGCTCGACCTGGGCTATATCGCCTTCTACGCGGTGGGCGCCTACATGACCGGCCTGCTGGCGTCGCCGCAATTCGCCACCTTGCTCGAATCGCTGATTAATATGCATCCGGCCTTCGGCGAGGCGCTGGCGGCCGTGCTGGGCGATGACATCCGCACCAGCGGCATCCACCTCTCGGTCTGGTTCATCGTGCCGCTGGCGGCGGCGCTGGCGGGCCTGTTCGGCGCCATCCTCGGCGCGCCGACCCTGAAGCTGCGCGGCGACTACCTGGCCATCGTGACCCTGGGCTTCGGCGAGATCATCCGCATCTTCATGAACAATCTGAACGAGCCGATCAACTTCACCAACGGCCCGCAAGGCATCAACCTGATCGACCCGATCCGCGTGTTCGGCCTGTCGCTGGCGGGCGAGCCGGGTTCGCGTGCGACGGTGGTGCTGGGCGGCTTCTCCATGCCCTCGGTGAACGCTTACTACTTCCTGTTCCTGCTGCTGACCATCGTCACCATCTTCGTCACCGCGCGCCTCAAGCATTCGCGCCTGGGCCGCGCCTGGGTCGCCATCCGCGAAGATGAGATCGCGGCCAAGGCCATGGGCATCAACACCCGCAACGTCAAGCTGCTGGCCTTCTCCATGGGCGCCAGCTTCGGCGGCGTGGCCGGCGCCATGTTCGCCTCCTTCCAGGGCTTCGTCTCGCCCGAATCGTTCGCGCTGAACGAATCGATCGCCGTGCTGGCCATGGTGGTGTTGGGCGGCATCGGCCACATCCCCGGCGTGGTGCTGGGCGGCGCGCTGCTGGCGGCCCTGCCGGAAGTGCTGCGCCATGTGGTGGAACCGGCGCAGGAAGCCATGTTCGGCCATGTGCTGATCGAAGCCGAAGTGCTGCGCCAGCTGCTGTACGGCCTGGCCCTGGTGGGCATCATGCTGTACCGTCCGGCCGGCATCTGGCCCGCGCCCAAGCATGAAGACCGTCCCGACGCGGACGCCGACACCAAACAGCAATCGAGCGGCGTGATCGCGGCGTGA
- a CDS encoding ABC transporter ATP-binding protein — protein MSNEVILNIAGVNKRFGGLQALTDVGIKIMRGQIYGLIGPNGAGKTTFFNVITGLYQPDTGTFELAGKPYSPSAPHAVAKAGIARTFQNIRLFGEMTALENVMVGRHVRSHQGVFGAIFRHKAAREEEASIRRRAQELLDFVGIGQFASRTAKYLSYGDQRRLEIARALATDPQLLALDEPAAGMNATEKLALRELLVKIKAEGKTVLLIEHDVKLMMGLCDRITVLEYGKPIAEGLPAEIQSNQAVIDAYLGGSH, from the coding sequence ATGAGCAATGAAGTCATTCTGAATATCGCCGGCGTCAACAAACGCTTTGGCGGCCTGCAGGCGCTGACCGATGTCGGCATCAAGATCATGCGCGGCCAGATCTATGGCCTGATCGGTCCCAACGGCGCGGGCAAGACCACCTTCTTCAATGTGATCACCGGCCTGTACCAGCCCGACACCGGCACCTTCGAACTGGCGGGCAAACCGTATTCGCCTTCGGCCCCGCATGCCGTGGCCAAGGCCGGCATTGCGCGCACCTTCCAGAACATCCGCCTGTTCGGCGAGATGACGGCGCTGGAAAACGTGATGGTGGGGCGCCATGTGCGTTCGCACCAGGGCGTGTTCGGCGCCATCTTCCGCCACAAGGCCGCGCGCGAAGAGGAGGCCTCGATCCGCCGCCGCGCGCAGGAGCTGCTGGACTTCGTCGGCATCGGCCAGTTCGCCAGCCGCACCGCCAAATACCTGTCGTACGGCGACCAGCGCCGCCTGGAAATCGCGCGCGCCCTGGCCACCGACCCGCAGCTGCTGGCGCTGGACGAACCGGCGGCCGGCATGAACGCCACCGAAAAGCTGGCCTTGCGCGAGCTGCTGGTCAAGATCAAGGCCGAAGGCAAGACCGTGCTGCTGATCGAGCACGACGTCAAGCTGATGATGGGACTGTGCGACCGCATCACTGTGCTCGAATACGGCAAGCCGATCGCCGAAGGGCTGCCGGCGGAAATACAAAGCAATCAGGCCGTCATCGACGCCTATCTGGGAGGATCGCACTAA